In Aedes albopictus strain Foshan chromosome 3, AalbF5, whole genome shotgun sequence, the genomic window AGACTCAAAAACCAAACTGAGGttttgaaaactgaaaaaaaagacaaaaaaggcaatGTTAGAATACAACAGAAAGAGCTCTGGAAATTTAAAATTTGgtggaaatttgaaattttttgaatttttcgaaGGTTGGGATAAGTTTTGGGAAAATGTTGTTGAGCAACACTCCCAAGTTTcattaaccctcaaagccccaggacaaacttcttttttttaatcgtctgatactcaggatctgtaaaatataaaaataagcggttttcactatgatggatgggaagagttgtacttcatgtaagagtagttgtcaagccggaagtccatgtttgaacctgtttttgcaccggaaataagtgttccctggggcaatgttttggcgagtcgtctatgaatctggtattttataaaaattctgaaatctttaacaacttgaaatggtaggccaacgcaagaacacaatgctggggctgctttctggcatgagatgcatctgaaacttggtcccaggagtgtacttccggtaggactccctaagactcaatttcgtgatcataatcattttgcatttgaaaagatgattttagaagtttggtgtctatgaagaatttgtttcgtatatttgagcccttcttttaaaagtatcactcatgtgattaatccacctaaaattcaaacacgggtcttacttttagccaacgaattattactagaacattgcatacttttaggcgtttatcggtttctgacccaatttacaaaattgattccaatttgtaaaagcacgcttcgctaagaaatttaaggcctgattgagattccaccttgattgatctatcgagaattaacaactaattattgaaaaagtagcctaaaggcagctgtagaacatatcgccaaacatagcaccagggaacacttatttccggtgcaaaatcaggttcaagcatggactcccggtttgacaactaccctcgcatgaagtacaactcttcccatcgatcatactgaaaaccgcttatttttatattttacagattttgagTACCAGCCggtcaaaaataaaaagtttgtcctggggctctgagggttaaaCAAAAAATGGCGTTTTTTGcattgaattacattttttcttttttttttttgactcaaGAACCTGACGGCGCACCTGttaaatgttcacggcgcaccagggcgccgcggcgcacagtttgggaagcactggtgtAAATGACCAAGTGAAACACGATCTGCTGCATGCTGCAGCAGAGGACGTACCCAGTCTCTGGTTCATGGAAGCCACGCTTTTTTCCTTTCTGTTGTGGTTCCTAAACTTTATCGCTGTTTATTTTGTTCCACCATTCTTCCATTTTCGTGCGTGATGTTTCGGTGGTTCCGGTGAATCGGAATCGATTCGGTTAGACTTTGGATGTTATCTAGTCTTAGTTTTGTGATAATTCCGATAATTCTACGATAAAATCTTATACTACTAGTAAGTGACAACATTCGAACATATTGAATTCATAATGAAAACCAGAAACCAGACCAACCAGACGCAGAAAGGCACCAAACGGAAGGCACCGTCGTCGTCAGCTCAAACCGAGGTTTGTAACACTCAAACATTTAGAGCATGGGAATATTGATCACGACTTTTTCCCCTAGATCCCAATAAAACGCCCCAGAAAAGACGCCCGCCAGGAAGGGTCCGTCCAGTTTGTTAGCCGACTTCTGCGGGACGTCCAAAACGATGCCGGTCATCCAGTGGCAGTAGCAATGGGAAGTTACGCACACAGCAACATCCTTCAGCTGCCGTTTCAACCGGGCATTCTTACGCAGGACACAATCTATCGGCACTACGAGGCACCCTCGTGGAACTTTACGTATCCCGTTCCGCTGGTGACGCAATTTTCCAATCCTGGAACAGCCGTTGAACCAATGCTGCGGTTGGTAAAGGCTAAAAAGAAACATCTGACCACCTTGGCCCACATGAAGTTGCTCTACGCGAAAAAGAAATCCATCTATAAGAAAGCTTGCAAAGGATTCGTCGGGAAGCTGTTCCCGAACATGCTGTATAAAGTAGCTGAGGAGATGGAGCGCGATCCGGATAAGTGGTTTCAGGAAACGTACGGATATGATTACTATTTCACCGGTGGAAGTCTGGCGGTTGTGGGCGGCAAAGAGGTAAGATTGGGGGTATTCTAaaattatacatatacatatgaaTGGTGAATCTGTATAATACCAGCTCTATATTTATGTTTCAGGATTCTCCAGGACACCCGAAATGGATTATTACCACCGTGGGAGAGAATATGAACGCAATAGAGATGGCTCGATTAAATCTAACTGAAAGCCGGGCTACCATTGACAGAAACCAACTAAAACTATTCGAGCTTAGCGAAAAGGACGGGCCAATTTATGAGATTTGCACCTCGATGGTAGAGAAGGAAGACGACGATGATGACTCCACTAGTCGAAACCTGCGAATAGCTCTGAGAAGGAAACAAAAAATTGAGCTGCTTTGCGGAGAAGGTGAGAGCATTTTTTCCAGTTCCAAAACCCTTTCGTCAGAAGTTCCGTTTATTAGTTGCTGTTTTCTTAGGGGAAGCAGCGATTCGCTGATATGCACTTCTGATTTGGGGAAAAGACTAAGGATTTGGAATTTTGAGATTGGTGAGGTTGTTCAGGAGCTCAATTTGTCCAAAAAGGTAAAGAAAGATGACTGCTGGACCTGTATCCGGTCCTTCGGGAAGAATCACTTTGTTTGCTTGGACAGGTCTTCCATCAGACTATTCAAAACCAAATTTCTACTGAAGTTAGTTAACGTAGCTCTTCTTTCCACGTGGCTATGGGCGTGCGAAAAGGCATCCTGTCTAGAAGTTTGTCCGGAAGAGAAGCTTCTGTTTATCGGAACCAGTCATAAACTGCTCGTTCTTCAGCTAGTTGATCGGGGGGACGCCCAGCATCGGGAGTTCCAACAGATTCTGACATTCACCCACAATTTGAAGTACTTCCCGACGATGATCCGGTTCGACTCAGACTCGAATCAGAACTACTTCGTATGGTTGTCCTCCCAACTGGCAGGTGACACGACCATTTGCAACTTTTCGAAAGTTCCTCCAAAACGCTTTGCCACCAATAACCTTCCGCGGAAGCCCTGGACTGTCCAGGAGGGCTTTGACCTAGCGCGTCACAAAGGGAAATGCATCTACCCCGCAGCCAAGCTAAAACGTCGCCTCCAACTTTTCCACTCGGGCCTGGCCATTCTAGTCGATGAAAACGATTGCTTTCATCTGTTCCTACAGACCTCCCCTGGGGACGTATTCCATCAGCGAATTACCACCGCTACCGACGATAGCCTTTCCGATAGAATTCCACTGCTTTACCACTCCTGGATGCTCAAACTGAACCGAGAAATTCCATTCGTGCCCAAAGCCACCGACTTCAAAAACCTCCGAGGGTTCAAAAAGATTCTCTCCTGCTCAAACCTCTATCAACCTGaaccggaactcctggaggacacaACCTTCCGCAAAAGACCCGGCTGGCAGCAATCCGTCGAGGACCTGCACCAATACAAGGATCTCCTAGCGCCGGAGATACTCCAGATCTGGGGCTTCCGGCCGGATGTGAGCGGGCGCCCCCCTCGACGTATTTCCACCGATCAGCCGATGGACGTGGCGGATCGTATTTCCCACTGGTTGGACACGACCGCCGAACAGGTTCCCATTGTTGTTGGAGATGAGGAAGGGGTCGGAGCCAGCCGAGATGGCTCACCGGTGGTAGCCGATGAGGTCGTTCCGATTGAAAGCGATCACGACCAGGAGGAGCTTCTTCACAGCGTGGTGGAAGTTGGAGAATACATGAAACCGGAGGTGGATGCTTGCGAGCAGGATGTCGTGTTTGTTAGGGCGGTTGTGTCCGATGTAACGACGAGTGCGGTGAACAAATCTGCTGCCAAACCCGGCAGAAGGAAATACGTTAAGGGATTCTAGTTTatcactttatcaagaagactgtCAGTACTGCTGGAAATCGAGAGTCTCTGTTAGCAGCGCACCCCACGCATGAATGTGGAACTATACGAGATTACCATGCAATAGAGTTCCAAGTCTTTCTGATGAAGTGGTCTTTGATTCTAGAGTTGAACGGAGATTATTATTAGCCATTAAAGCTGTTTAAAAACTAAAATATTCATATTTATAAATTTATTGAATATCACATCTTTTAAATCCTCCAAATTTATTAAAACTCTCAGGGCTGTCATTGAGTACCAGTTTATATTCTACCACGCTTTGGGTCAGTTCATAGTGCCTTGCTGTGCGCGTAACTGACAGGATAGCATCTACGGTccacctccccttccggaagccgaactggttgctcgagagaccatttctggagcaacatttgaaaagggcatacaagcattggtaaacaatgacttcacacgtcgctcctgagcccgcctcagcttattcacaaaaactaaggccgttatcagatagagcaaacatcgatctttcggataacggtgttcatttgcgtgggcgggctgctgttatgccctacggagcgttttagaaaaaagacacaagacctcttgggctcttttcaaatgttgctccagatttacaCCCTCGATGTggctcaacattctattgaagaTGACCTTTTCGAGCACTTTCTCTCAGTACGACTGCAGCGATCGACACGCTCGGTCGTGTTCGCGGCGTGCTCACCAGAAAGTAAACTCTAATTGAGTATAAACCAAAAATTAACTGGCATTATAGCGCTAGTTCGCTGCGCCATTTTTCGCTCTTTGTTAGTACAAAGAGCAAacagaagtaagaagaagaagagcacTTTCTCTGCCGTGTCGATCaaacatattggtctatatgccgacgggcctGCGGGTAGTGTTCCCGTCTTTTACAACATAAaaaggctctgccgcttccaaagctctgggaaaactccctcgtccagacatttctgcatagcagacctgagcaagggcccatatagccgaggcggtaaacgcacgggtatacagcatcccaagtaaccatgacgctggatatagagcattaatttcgctttatagtgtattatatgacatgcgatataaagttgttttgtcatatactgccgtgaatcgcatatcagtcccatctttgctggatttcctatgcaaatgggacaaatatgcgattcacggcagtataggcaCCAttgaagtaggtttaaagtcgaaagtggcgctactattgttgatttacagcaagctttactgtggtgattgctaaagcatataaaatgcttgtactttatagctaatgcaatcaaatcgtatggaatgcatacttaatgcatcatgtcaaaaaagaaaaaaagtatgtttttcatttttctatctatttttatcttccgatactctcactttgatgttttttattgtatttcgggaattgaacctagactgctgaaactgaaccttgatgaaactcggacgcgcgttaacgctgtgtgctacgataccatgtatttagcacctggaaaaatgtgcaacataaagtaaagtatacttagctcgtgcattattgagttgtgttttcagcaactctaaaaatgtGCTGGGgactgaatgccatcagttatgttactctcgaatataaattcgtctgtgttgattctgtttttttttgttttcatacgtgctcacttctatctaaaatacaataaataaaaaacaatacagacagcgctttaatccttacttttatgaaatcggggcgttatgttaaataaggaaacctctacctcacataatttttgttccctcagcatctgattgttttcatgttCCAACCAGAAACCCataaaaccatacataatataaattttcaaacagcaacatctgagcatcaTAATCTAAGTGCtgcgcagcaatccatgaaaattttgtgTTCGGATAGGGGAAGATTCTTGTAGCAGCGGTTTCTGTGTGCAGCTCAAAGCTAAAAATAATAGTTTTTATTAGTAAGCACTTAGAGAGAGTCATGTGATATCTGGTACATTTAGTCTTGCCTATGCCGTTCGCCTTTCCCTAGGAAACGATGCTTTAAGGAAGTGTTTTCCGCCGTCGCCTATCGGTGgtacaaatcaatcaatttaagCCACGGTCTATCTATAACTCATAACTTAAACATACCTTGTGGTACTAAGAGTACCTATATGCGCGATTAATTACAATAATGCCAAATGAACATCAGCCACTGTTACGACTCTGCATGTAAGAAAAGGACATGTATCGGTTCAGCTAACCATTATCAACTAGCATATAATCATACCTATTTTCACTCGAGTATTATCAATTTCACAGTATTAAATTCAAAGTATCAGTTCAAACCCACAGCGGAATCAGAAAAATGCAAATTCGTGTGCATTACCCGCACTACACAATAAATCATCTAACATATCAAATTTCCAGCTTCAACAATAGGCACCACACGTTTCTCGACATCAGCCTTTTTGCTCTTCACTCATTGTTGCGGTCGTAGACATCTGCACGATGAGTCGGATTCTGAGCTCGGCATTCGCGAACGCcgtccgtgctgccagaacaTCCCCCGCCCCGTGGGGGATGGTCTCCCGTAGATTCACCCAGCTCCATTACCGCCAACTTTACCACAGGCCGCTTTAACTTACCGGACGCCGTGCGAACGATCGCCTGGCGTATTCTGCCGTCCTTACCGGAAATGACTTCATCCACGACGCctcgaacccatgaccttcttttGCCTTCTACTACGTATACGACGTCACCAACCTTCAAGGACCTTACTTCATCCAGCCACTTCGTCCTTCTATTGATTGTAGGGAAGTACTCCTTTGACCATCGCCCCCACGCAAGGTTCGCTAGCTGCTGAGAACGGAGGAAACTACGTCGGAGCGTCTGCTCCAGATTAACGGCTGGTTCCATTGGTTCATGAGCGCCTGAAGAACATCCGAAGACAAAATGGTTGGGTGTTAGGGCTTCGGGATTACTCAAATCTTGTGGCATGTACGTGAGGGGCCGTGAGTTGATCAATCCCTCTACTTCAACTAGCGTTGTCCACAAGATTTCGTCGGTTAGTTTCCGACCATCATTCAACGTAGCCATGGCTTCTTTGACGCTCCGCACCATGCGTTCCCACACTCCACCCATGTGAGGGGCGGAGGGTGGATTGAACGACCATTTCGTTCGTGCATCGGTAAAAGTACCGGCGCACTCCAAATCGATCTGCTTTATCTGCTGCTGCAGTACGCGATTGACCCCGACAAAGTTAGTGCCATTGTCGGAGAAGATTTGAACCGGTGATCCTCGTCTGCGTGTGAATCTCCGGATTGCCATGATGCAAGATTCGCTTGAAAGGTCATAGGAGACTTCCAGGTGAACCGCTCGTACCACTAGACACGTGAAAACGGCCACGTACCTTTTCTCTTTGCGCCGACCTACAGTTACCTCCAGCGGACCCATGTAGTCAATACCGACGTAGCTGAAGGGTCGAACGTTCGGCGTCAATCGTTGTTCGGGAAGAGGAGCCATACGAGGAAGAGGCTTGCACTTGCTCACTTTACAGAACTGGCAACTGCGAGCAATGTTTTCTACGGCTGATCGTAGATGCGAAATTTGAAACCGTTGACGGACTTCATTTACGACGGTTTCTTTGTTCGCATGTCCGTAACGACGATGGTAGTGGTCCAAGAGGCGTTGAGTAATCTCACTCTCTTTTGGGAGAATGATAGGAAATCTTACGTCGAAACCAGCATAAGCGGCATCGGCAGTTCTCCCTTCCATCCGAATGATACCGTATTCGTTAGCGAAGGGTGAAAATTTGTAGAGTGAACTGCTTTTCTCTAGAGCTATGCATTTCCCTATCGGTTGATCACGGTTCTTCAGCAGAGTTCGAACTTCGTCcggatacccaagtaaccatgacgctttatatagagcaataatttcgctttatagtgtattatatgacatgcgatataaagttgttttgtcatattgGCACCataaaagtaggtttaaagtcgaaagtggcgctattaTTGTTGATTttaagcaagctttactgtggtgattgctaaagcatataaaatgcttgtaccttatagctaatgcaattaaatcgtatggaatgcatacttaatgcatcatgtcaaaaaagaaaaaaaagtatatttttcatttttctatctatttttatcttccgatactctcactttgatgttttttgttATTGTATTTCAAGAATTGAACCtggactgctgaaactggaccacgatgaaactcggacgcgctaacgctgtgtgctaagATACCATGTATTctgcacctggaaaaatgcgtaacataaagtaacgtatacttagctcgtgccttattgagttgtgttttcagcaactctaaaaaatgtgctgtggtctgaatgccatcagttgtgttactctcgaatataaattcgtctgtgttgattctgttttttttttgttttcatacgtgctcacttctacctaatctatatacaataaataagaaaccatACAATTAGCGCTTTaattcttccttttatgaaatcaacgcgttatgttaaataaggaaaccgataccccacataatttttgttccctcagcatctgattgttttcatgtcccaaccagaaacccaaaaaaccatacataatataaattttcaaacagcaacatctgagcatgataatctaagtgctccgcagcaatccatgaaaattttggtttgtttttcttttgttttgaatggttctgtttctaaaagtgttttacagttttttttttgaactgagcgatatttttctgtttacaacgatggaaactttagtaaaggcatatataaagtattaaatgcttgcattattgattgctataaagcttttaacatggtaatgcaatgaagcattttacaacggctctatagaactgtcaaaatctcgtaatgcttcaatgcttccataatgtagattaaacgcttcattacttgacagatgtaaaataaatgttatgttgcattagctaaactataatacgattgaattaatgttatgatataatgcttgtggttacttgggtagtattcACCCTGCGTCATTCTCCAGAGAAATTGCTCCGCTCGTAGAAACTCCTCCTGCGACAGTGGCACTTTGCGGGCGGCCACTTCGGATCTCAACAGCTTCGCTTGATTTTTCGTAGCTTGGATAGTTTCTATTGGGCGCCCAGATATGCGCAATCGGCAGTTACTGATGAAGCGGTAAACGCATGCCACGGTCCGTAGCAGTACACTCCACTTCGAAAATCTACCAACGTCTATCATTCCCACCGGAAGCATGATGTGAGTGAGCAGGTAGGCCGATCGTAGCTCTTCAGTAGTGTTAGGCTTCTCTCGCTGCTGTGGCCAACTGTCTTCGGAGAGATACAAAAATGATGGACCCTGGAACCACCTTCCGTTAGAATCAGGCTCCAAGTCGCGTACCCACTTTGTCAAGCAATCGGCTACATTCTGCTTAGACGGTACCCATCGCCAGCACTCGGCTTGGGTCAGAGACAGAAGTTCTGCGATACGATGGGCGACGAATTGTTTGTAGCGCCTGTGGTCGGAACGAATCCACGCGAGAACCGTGGAAGAATCCGTCCAAAGGTACACCTCACGAGGTTGAAGGGTATGGTTCGTCAAAACAGCGGTCAACATTCTAGCTCCGAGCACGGCCGCTTCTCGAATTCTTCGTCTCTCATCTCTTCGTCCCACTGCACTCCACTTCTCCATAGATCCTGAATGAGGGTGCGTCCATGTATGAGGTACGGTGCCAGGAGACCAAGAGGATCAAACAGACTCATTATGATCCTCAGAGCGATTCGCTTTGTCGGCCGCTTTCCTCCGGACACGTACTGAAGAAGTTGTTCGCTAAGCTCGGTTGAAAACGTTAGAGAGTCCGATTCTGGGTGCCACAGCATTCCAAGAATTCGTTCCCATTTCGCCTCGGGCGTTGACTGTAGCAGGCGTGGCTCTGGATCGTTGCGTTCACCGAGCTTATCCAACACTTCCTCACTGTTGCTCACCCAGTTCCTCATTTCGAACCCGCCACGGGCGTGGATGGTTCTCACTTGAACAGCCAACTCCGCTGCTTCTTCTGGGGTGTCAGCACTATCGTAGTAGTCATCCATGTACGTCTTGTCCTTGATTGCCGCTGCAGCTAACGGGAACTCGTCCGCCCACTTGTCAGCGTTGACTCGTAGAACGTGCTGCGCGACGCATGGTGAGCATGTGGCGCCAAACATCGCTACGTCTGCGATGTAGACTTCAGGAGGATGTTGCGAATCAAATCGGAAAAGGAAACACTGAAAGTATCTGTCCGGCGTCCTCATTCGAAGCTGCAGAAACATTTCGCGGATATCGCCTCCGAATGCAACGCGTTTCTCACGGAATTTGCAGATCACTGAAGGGAGCGACACTAGCAGGTCGGGACCTTTCAATAGTTGTGAGTTGAGGGACACTCCATTCACTTGCGCTTTCCCGTCCCACACGAGTCGTTTTTTCTGCTTCTTCGGATGTATAACCAGACCAAGAGGCAGATACCACACTTGCCTTCGGTTGATCTCCCTCAACTCCTCTTCTGTAGCCTTGTGGACGTAGCCTTTCTGCACGTAGTCCACGATTTGCTTGTTCACATTTTCGCGGAGACTTGGGTCCTTCGCCAGTTGGGCCTCGAAGCTCCGCAAGCGTTTCATCGCCATGGGAAGGCTATCGGGTAGGTCGATTTCGTCGGCTTTCCAATGAAGAGCGGTTTCGTATTTTCCATCAACGAACTTTGTGGTATTTTCCAATATTTCGCGGGCTCGTTTCTCATCAGCGGACTCAAGCGGAGAAGTAATCTCAACCAACGAATCCTCCAGGATgaactgctgccgaactagaTCGTTCAATTCTCTATCGGCATCGCAATTGCACTCGTGGAGATTTACAAATGCTGGTTTTGATAGTGCGCTTGAATCTGGGCCATAGACGGACCACCCTAGCAAAGATTTCACCGCGATCGGTTCGCCTGGTCGGCCGACGCAACTATCCAGGGGCGCGAAGAGACTCAAATTTTCCAAACCTAGGAGAATTCTAGGCA contains:
- the LOC109402851 gene encoding uncharacterized protein LOC109402851, with translation MKTRNQTNQTQKGTKRKAPSSSAQTEIPIKRPRKDARQEGSVQFVSRLLRDVQNDAGHPVAVAMGSYAHSNILQLPFQPGILTQDTIYRHYEAPSWNFTYPVPLVTQFSNPGTAVEPMLRLVKAKKKHLTTLAHMKLLYAKKKSIYKKACKGFVGKLFPNMLYKVAEEMERDPDKWFQETYGYDYYFTGGSLAVVGGKEDSPGHPKWIITTVGENMNAIEMARLNLTESRATIDRNQLKLFELSEKDGPIYEICTSMVEKEDDDDDSTSRNLRIALRRKQKIELLCGEGESIFSSSKTLSSEVPFISCCFLRGSSDSLICTSDLGKRLRIWNFEIGEVVQELNLSKKVKKDDCWTCIRSFGKNHFVCLDRSSIRLFKTKFLLKLVNVALLSTWLWACEKASCLEVCPEEKLLFIGTSHKLLVLQLVDRGDAQHREFQQILTFTHNLKYFPTMIRFDSDSNQNYFVWLSSQLAGDTTICNFSKVPPKRFATNNLPRKPWTVQEGFDLARHKGKCIYPAAKLKRRLQLFHSGLAILVDENDCFHLFLQTSPGDVFHQRITTATDDSLSDRIPLLYHSWMLKLNREIPFVPKATDFKNLRGFKKILSCSNLYQPEPELLEDTTFRKRPGWQQSVEDLHQYKDLLAPEILQIWGFRPDVSGRPPRRISTDQPMDVADRISHWLDTTAEQVPIVVGDEEGVGASRDGSPVVADEVVPIESDHDQEELLHSVVEVGEYMKPEVDACEQDVVFVRAVVSDVTTSAVNKSAAKPGRRKYVKGF
- the LOC134284064 gene encoding uncharacterized protein LOC134284064, which translates into the protein MAPLPEQRLTPNVRPFSYVGIDYMGPLEVTVGRRKEKRYVAVFTCLVVRAVHLEVSYDLSSESCIMAIRRFTRRRGSPVQIFSDNGTNFVGVNRVLQQQIKQIDLECAGTFTDARTKWSFNPPSAPHMGGVWERMVRSVKEAMATLNDGRKLTDEILWTTLVEVEGLINSRPLTYMPQDLSNPEALTPNHFVFGCSSGAHEPMEPAVNLEQTLRRSFLRSQQLANLAWGRWSKEYFPTINRRTKWLDEVRSLKVGDVVYVVEGKRRSWVRGVVDEVISGKDGRIRQAIVRTASGKLKRPVVKLAVMELGESTGDHPPRGGGCSGSTDGVRECRAQNPTHRADVYDRNNE